A stretch of DNA from Noviherbaspirillum sedimenti:
AAACTGCTGAGTATGACCGTCAAGGTAGAGCGGTTCACCTATCTTGGGTGTAAGCAACTTAGGCCGCTTTCCCTCACTTGCGGCGCTAATGCGCTTGAATGGTTCGTCCCAGGAGTGCTTTGCAAGGGTGAATCGTCCAACATGGGCTGGAAGTAGTGTCTTGGCTTGAAGCTCATCAGCTGCACGCGCGGCTTCCTCAGGATTCATGTGAATATTGGCCCAGCGCCGGTCGTACTGCCCAGTGTCCAGCACTGCCAGGTCAAAGCCTTTATATCTCTGACCAATCTCGCGAAAATGCGGACCATATCCGCTATCGCCACTGAAAAAGATACGACGCGTTGACGTTTCAAGCGCATATCCTGCCCACAACGTTCTGTTGCGAGTCAGCAGACGTCCGGAATAATGGCGTGCAGGCAGCACATGAATAGTGAATCCTTCTTCGAGATTCACCGTTGCAAACCAATCCGCCTCGTGGATTTTCTCTTTCGAATAGCCCCATTGCTCCAAATATGCCCCCACGCCAAGCCCTGCGACAACGTGCCGAACCTTGGGCTCCAGCGCTTTCACACTTGGGTAATCCAGATGATCCCAGTGGTCGTGGGTGATCAGCAGGTAATCGATGGCAGGCATATCTTCAGCCGTATAAATACTGGTGCCCTCAAATGCCTTGTTGGCAAAAGTAACTGGGGCTGCACTGGTACTAAACACCGGGTCAATCAAGAGCCGCTTGCCGCCGAGTTGAACGAAGTACGAAGAATGTCCCATCCACACGACCGTATCCTTGGCTGGATCGAGCGCTTTCAGATCCGTTTTTATGGAAGGAAGCGGAACGCCTGGTTTCGGTCGGACGCTCTTGGTGAAAAGATTGCTGACCAGGGCGTCGAGAAAACTACTACCGTCGGTAAACATAGGGGTAGGCACCTGGTTCCGGAATTCGCCGTCAGCATAATTGGGCGACTTTTGGATGATGTCCAAACGCTCTCCCTCAGGAAGCCGCCCGAATTTGGGATGCTGGATATACGCGCATGCGCCCACCGATAGCAATCCCAGCAATGCAAGCAGAACCCACACCATTCTGATTAACTGTTTCTTCATGTTTGTTTTGATTAGCGGTTGCAAAAGTTAATCGCCGATCGATTCGATCCTGACCTTTACCGACCCAGTCACCTTGAGCGCTTCCAGACCGGAGTCGATCGTCCCCAGTTTGATCAGACCATTCGAGTAGCCAAAGTCTTTGTAGAAAATCGCCAGGTTTCCCCACGGGGCGTAATAGGCAATATCGCCGACCGAGGGATCGATGCCTGCCGGCGCCCCGTCTTTGAATAACTTCCTCGGCAGATAGGAAATTTTTTCGGTTGCTGCGTAGTCATCCAAGGTCAGCGTCAATGGCAGCAAGGAATGAAAATCCCTGGCTGTCGGATTGTCGGCCAAGGTGGCGATCACTGTTTTTCCATTGACGGTAAGCCGGATCTTTAAGGTATTCATATTCTGCTGAGCGATGGCCGTTGCCGGCCTCGCACGAGTATTTGGCTGCGGACTGGCACCTTCGCCATACGTGACCGGGCTAATGGCCATCGCTATGGCAAAGGCGGTAATCAGTATTTTTCTCATCAAGTTTTCTCAACGAGGACGTTTCTCAAACACCTCTTTGGCGACCGGAAGTGTCGAAAATG
This window harbors:
- a CDS encoding cyclophilin-like fold protein, whose translation is MRKILITAFAIAMAISPVTYGEGASPQPNTRARPATAIAQQNMNTLKIRLTVNGKTVIATLADNPTARDFHSLLPLTLTLDDYAATEKISYLPRKLFKDGAPAGIDPSVGDIAYYAPWGNLAIFYKDFGYSNGLIKLGTIDSGLEALKVTGSVKVRIESIGD
- a CDS encoding MBL fold metallo-hydrolase, whose amino-acid sequence is MKKQLIRMVWVLLALLGLLSVGACAYIQHPKFGRLPEGERLDIIQKSPNYADGEFRNQVPTPMFTDGSSFLDALVSNLFTKSVRPKPGVPLPSIKTDLKALDPAKDTVVWMGHSSYFVQLGGKRLLIDPVFSTSAAPVTFANKAFEGTSIYTAEDMPAIDYLLITHDHWDHLDYPSVKALEPKVRHVVAGLGVGAYLEQWGYSKEKIHEADWFATVNLEEGFTIHVLPARHYSGRLLTRNRTLWAGYALETSTRRIFFSGDSGYGPHFREIGQRYKGFDLAVLDTGQYDRRWANIHMNPEEAARAADELQAKTLLPAHVGRFTLAKHSWDEPFKRISAASEGKRPKLLTPKIGEPLYLDGHTQQFSKWWEGID